Genomic window (Kangiella profundi):
CGTAGAGATGGTTATGCCAGGTGATAACATCAAAATGAACGTAGAGTTGATCGCTCCGATTGCGATGGACGAAGGTTTGCGCTTTGCGATCCGTGAAGGCGGTCGTACAGTAGGCGCGGGTGTTGTTGCTAAAATTATCGAGTAATTCTTGATAATAAGTTCAAGCGCTTTAAAAAGCCTCGCAATTGCGGGGCTTTTTTTTGCCTGACAATAATTGTCACAAATACATTAAAATACACAAAAATTGACGCAGCTCACACTTGGAATGTAAGATTCGTCACGGAATAATAAGCAAAGGAATCACTAATGATAAAGATATATTCAAAATTAGCAGTAGCTAAACGTGCACAAAGCTGTTTAACGGCGGTGCTTCTTGGGGCTGTTTCTTATGGCGTGAGCGCTGAAACAGAACGTTTAGTAGCTGCAGCCAATCCAACAATGTTTAACCAAGTATTAGTTCAACCTGGCCAAGAGTTAGCAAACTACAAAGTCGAACAGTCCAACAATTCTGGCGCATCCCGTGTTGATGTTGATGTCGATGATGACGGTCTGATTGAGATATATACCTGGGCAGACATGGATGCTATTCGTAATCACCTCGACGGCTCAGCGTTTTCTGATGGTGGCGCTAATGTTGCCAATAAAAATGGTTGTTTAGGCGATGATACGGGTGCAACAAACTGTACCGGCTATGAGCTGATGAATGACTTGGATTTTGATACTGACGGTTCAGGCAGTGTTGACGCAGGTGATGATTATTATAACGCTGGTGCCGGTTGGTTGCGTATTGGTGATTGGTTTGGAGGGCAGCGCTTTACCGGTACTTTTGACGGTAACTTCTACACCATTGATAATTTAACCATCAATCGACCTTCTGACAGTAATAAATTTGAAGGCTTATTCTCTAATGTTTACCAAACAGGTATTTTCAGAAATATTTCTTTCACCAATGTTAATATCGTTGGTAATTATGTAAGCAGTGGCGCGTTGGGTCTCGCGGTAACTGATGCTACTGTTGAAAAAGTCAGCGTACAGGGCAGCGTAACTGGTAATGCTTGGGCTGGCTGTGTTGTCGGTGCTATTGAAGGCTCTGGATTTGGTCATGAGCTGGCTGGTGACTGTGATGTTTCTGGTAATTCTTATACTGGAGGTCTGATTGGCTCGTTCTCAGGAAGCACGCTTACTAACAGTTACTCATGGTCGCGAGTTAATGGTAATACGGGTTCTGCTGGAGGCTTGGTTGGGACCGGCTCTGGCTTTACGTTGCTTGAGAACAGTTATGCAGCTGGCACTGTCACAGCTTCTAATAGAGGTGGTTTGACTGGGATTGACTCAGGTACTGCAATGACTAATGCTTATTGGGATGTGGACGTATCAGGGCTTGCAACCTCAGGTCCGAGTACAACACCAACAGGAGCCACAGGCCTAACGACTATAGATATGCAGGCCCCAACATCGCCAGACCACTCTGTGGGTGGAGGTGCAATTGCCTACGAAAACTGGGATGAAACCATCTGGAACTTTGGTACTAGTACGGACTATCCAACTTTGAGTTGGCTGAGCCAGTCAAAAGATTGTGATGAGGACGGTATTTTAGACTCGGTCGAAGACGCAAACGGTAATGGCGAAGTCGATGAGGGCGAAACCGATCCTTGTAATCCGGACAGTGATGGCGATGGGATCAATGACGGTATCGAAGATGCCAACCAAGACGGTACAGTTGATGCCGGCGAAACCGACCCGCGCTTAATGGACACTGACGGCGATACATTAACTGACGGTGCTGAGGATGCTAATAAGAACGGCGTAGTTGATGCCGGCGAAACCGATCCTCGTACAGCGGATAGTGACGGCGATACCTATAACGATGGTAATGACGCATTCCCATTGGATGAAACGGAATGGTTGGATACCGACAATGATGGTATTGGTAATAATGCGGATGATGACGATGATGGTGATGCCTTTACCGACGTCACTGAAACCACTTGTGGTTCTAATCCATTAGATAATGCTTCAGTACCGTTGGATACCGACGGTGACGGTAGCTGTAATGCCGTCGATAGCGACGATGACAATGACGGAATTCCTGATGATGTAGAAGGTAACGGTGACGCGGACGGTGACGGTATCCCAGACTCGCTTGATCCGGATCCAGTATGTGGTAACGACTGTACCGTCCACACCAGCACGGGTGGTGGTTCTTCTGACCTGATTTTATTAGCGTTACTTGGCGGTTTAATCATCAGCCGCCGCTCGACTAAGGCAGGCCTGGTTGCGGTATTAGCGTTCGGAATGATCGGTGCAAGCCAGGCGAATGACACGACCTGGTCTTTCGGATTGACAATCGGCCAAGCCAATTTTGACCCTAGCCCAGGCAATAATACTGCTTATGAACTGACCGACGACAATGACAGTGCTTATAAATTGAGTGGTGCTTACCATTTGAACGACAACTGGGCTGTTGAGGGCTTTTGGGCCGACCTTGGTAGTGCAAAATTAAATAGCAATTTATTTGGGAGCGGTGCCATTGAGTATGATGCTTATGGAATTGGCGCACTGTATTCTACTCAGTTTGGAGAGAGTCCTATGTCCCTAATCCTACGTGCCGGCGCTGCAAGCGTTGACGGCAAGGGGCGTGGTCTGGATGTGACTAACGACGAAAACACAACATTTTACGTTGGCTTTGGTTTAGGGTATGAGTTAAATGAAAGTTGGGATTTGCGTCTAGAATATGATCAATACAGTGAAGACACAGAGCTATTGGGGTTGAGTGTCAATTACAGCTTCTAAAATAGCCGCTGCTATTCGTAAGTAACAAACGGCTCCAGTTGGAGCCGTTTGTATTTAATAAGTTAGCCAAAAAGCTGATTTACTATTAATGCCAAAAAAAGCCTGATTACTGTTGCGATCTAGAGCTTATTAACATATAATTCGCGTACCTTGGTAGGCGTAACTGCCACTATTAGGGTTGTTCTTGCGAAGCAATTTCAGACTTTTTACAAAGTAAGTTATTGATTTTGCTAACAACAGGCTCGATTGGAGTCTGATTAAAGTTTGGTAACCGCACCCCTCGCTGCAGTAGGGTGGAGCGGTTTTTTATGTTCTTTAATTTTAAAAGTGGAGTTCTTTGCAATGGCAAAGCAACGTATTCGAATCAGATTGAAAGCGTTTGATCACAAGTTGATTGACCAATCGACTTCAGAGATCGTAAATACCGCTAAACGTACAGGTGCTCAGGTAAAAGGTCCTATCCCTTTACCAACTCGTAAAGAGCGTTTCACCATCCTGATTTCTCCGCACGTTAATAAAGATGCGCGTGATCAGTATGAAATTCGTACGCATAAGCGTTTGGTGGACATCATCGAGCCAACAGAAAAAACAGTTGATGCTTTGATGAAGTTGGATTTGGCTGCTGGTGTTGATGTTCAAATTAGCCTTTCTTAAGGCAACACTAGAAGCAAGGTAGATAACCATTTCGGTTGAGGTTTAAAACATGGCTATCGGAATAGTAGGTATAAAACGAGGAATGACTCGTGTCTTCACTGAAGACGGCGTGTCTATCCCGGTTACCGTAGTAGAAGCCGATCCAAACCGCATCGCGCAGTTGAAAACAACTGACGTTGACGGTTATGAAGCGGTACAGATTACTACAGGAAGCCGTAAAGCAAACCGCATCACTAAGGCGGAAGCTGGTCATTTTAAGAAAGCTGGCGTTGAAGCAGGTCGTGGTTTGTGGGAGTTCCGTGTGAATTCTCTAGACGGCTTTGAAGTTGGTGGCGAAGTTAAAGTTGATATCTTTGAAGCGGGTCAAAAAGTTGACGTAACTGGTACCTCTAAAGGTAAAGGTTATGCCGGTGCGATTAAGCGTTGGAACTTCCGCGGCCAAGATAGCACCCACGGTAACTCTTTGTCACACCGTGCACCAGGCTCTATTGGTCAAAACCAGACCCCTGGTCGCGTATTCAAAGGCAAAAAGATGTCAGGTCACATGGGTGCTGAGCGTGTAACAGTGCAAACTCTTGAAGTTGTACGTGTTGATGCTGAGCGCAATTTATTGTTAATCAAAGGTGCCGTCCCAGGCGCTACCGGTGGTGACGTTATCGTACGTCCTGCTGAGAAAGCCTAGGCCAAGAGGAGTTGACTATGGAACTTAGTTTAACATCTGGCGGCGCAATCAAGGTTTCTGAAGTGGCTTTTGGTCGTGAGTTTAACGAATCATTAGTTCACCAAGTGGTCGTTGCTTATCTAGCGGCTGCGCGTGCCGGTACTCGTGCACAAAAGAACCGTAGCGCTGTTAGCGGTGGTGGTAAAAAACCATGGCGTCAAAAAGGTACAGGTCGTGCCCGTGCGGGTACAATCCGTAGCCCATTATGGCGCAAAGGTGGTGTAACTTTCGCTGCACAACCACAAGACTATACACAAAAAGTAAACCGCAAAATGTATCGCGGTGCTATCCAGAGCATTCTTTCTGAGCTGGTACGTCAAGAGCGTTTAATCGTTGTTGAAGACTTCTCAGTTTCAGCGCCAAAAACTAAAGAATTGGTTGCTAAGTTGAAAGAGCTGGATACCAAAGAAGCACTTATCATTACAGATTCTGTTGATGAGAATTTGTTCTTAGCTTCTCGCAACTTACACAAAGTTGACGTGCGCGATGTGAATGCTCTTGATCCAGTCAGCCTAATCGGTTTTGACAAAGTGATCATGACCGTTCCTGCGGTTAAGAAAGTAGAGGAGATGTTAGGATGAACCAAGAGCGTATCTTAAAAGTTCTTCTGGCCCCTCACGTTTCAGAGAAAGCGACGATTTTGGCTGAGCGCGATGGTCAGTTTGTATTTAAAGTGGCCAAAGATGCAAATAAGCGTGAAATCAAGAAAGCCGTTGAGACCTTGTTTGAGGTTGAAGTGGAGTCTGTTCGCACTTTGAACATGAAAGGTAAACGTAAGCGTTTTGGTCTAGTTGAAGGCCGTCGTCCAAACTGGAAAAAAGCTTACGTATCATTGAAGCCTGGTCAAGACCTTGACTTTGCAGGCGGCGAGTAAGAAGGAGACAAGTAAATGGCAATTGTAAAAGCTAAACCAACTTCTCCTGGACGCCGCTTTGTCGTAAAAGTGGTCAACCCAGATTTGCATAAGGGTAAACCTGAAGCAAGTTTGTTGGAGAAGAAATCCAAAAATGGTGGTCGTAACAATA
Coding sequences:
- the rplW gene encoding 50S ribosomal protein L23 yields the protein MNQERILKVLLAPHVSEKATILAERDGQFVFKVAKDANKREIKKAVETLFEVEVESVRTLNMKGKRKRFGLVEGRRPNWKKAYVSLKPGQDLDFAGGE
- the rplC gene encoding 50S ribosomal protein L3, whose translation is MAIGIVGIKRGMTRVFTEDGVSIPVTVVEADPNRIAQLKTTDVDGYEAVQITTGSRKANRITKAEAGHFKKAGVEAGRGLWEFRVNSLDGFEVGGEVKVDIFEAGQKVDVTGTSKGKGYAGAIKRWNFRGQDSTHGNSLSHRAPGSIGQNQTPGRVFKGKKMSGHMGAERVTVQTLEVVRVDAERNLLLIKGAVPGATGGDVIVRPAEKA
- the rplD gene encoding 50S ribosomal protein L4 → MELSLTSGGAIKVSEVAFGREFNESLVHQVVVAYLAAARAGTRAQKNRSAVSGGGKKPWRQKGTGRARAGTIRSPLWRKGGVTFAAQPQDYTQKVNRKMYRGAIQSILSELVRQERLIVVEDFSVSAPKTKELVAKLKELDTKEALIITDSVDENLFLASRNLHKVDVRDVNALDPVSLIGFDKVIMTVPAVKKVEEMLG
- a CDS encoding outer membrane beta-barrel protein, translated to MIKIYSKLAVAKRAQSCLTAVLLGAVSYGVSAETERLVAAANPTMFNQVLVQPGQELANYKVEQSNNSGASRVDVDVDDDGLIEIYTWADMDAIRNHLDGSAFSDGGANVANKNGCLGDDTGATNCTGYELMNDLDFDTDGSGSVDAGDDYYNAGAGWLRIGDWFGGQRFTGTFDGNFYTIDNLTINRPSDSNKFEGLFSNVYQTGIFRNISFTNVNIVGNYVSSGALGLAVTDATVEKVSVQGSVTGNAWAGCVVGAIEGSGFGHELAGDCDVSGNSYTGGLIGSFSGSTLTNSYSWSRVNGNTGSAGGLVGTGSGFTLLENSYAAGTVTASNRGGLTGIDSGTAMTNAYWDVDVSGLATSGPSTTPTGATGLTTIDMQAPTSPDHSVGGGAIAYENWDETIWNFGTSTDYPTLSWLSQSKDCDEDGILDSVEDANGNGEVDEGETDPCNPDSDGDGINDGIEDANQDGTVDAGETDPRLMDTDGDTLTDGAEDANKNGVVDAGETDPRTADSDGDTYNDGNDAFPLDETEWLDTDNDGIGNNADDDDDGDAFTDVTETTCGSNPLDNASVPLDTDGDGSCNAVDSDDDNDGIPDDVEGNGDADGDGIPDSLDPDPVCGNDCTVHTSTGGGSSDLILLALLGGLIISRRSTKAGLVAVLAFGMIGASQANDTTWSFGLTIGQANFDPSPGNNTAYELTDDNDSAYKLSGAYHLNDNWAVEGFWADLGSAKLNSNLFGSGAIEYDAYGIGALYSTQFGESPMSLILRAGAASVDGKGRGLDVTNDENTTFYVGFGLGYELNESWDLRLEYDQYSEDTELLGLSVNYSF
- the rpsJ gene encoding 30S ribosomal protein S10, translating into MAKQRIRIRLKAFDHKLIDQSTSEIVNTAKRTGAQVKGPIPLPTRKERFTILISPHVNKDARDQYEIRTHKRLVDIIEPTEKTVDALMKLDLAAGVDVQISLS